The Macaca nemestrina isolate mMacNem1 chromosome 9, mMacNem.hap1, whole genome shotgun sequence genome includes the window CTATTATCTTGAAAGTCTCAGGAACTTCAGACACAATTCATCCTGGTTACCCAGTGGGTCCAGAAAGGACCCAAGTGCACAGGGGGCTGACATCGGCCAATCCTAGGGTGAGGAAAAGTTAGATATCCATGCCCCTGTGCCCACTTCTTCCAGGCACAGCCCTTGGTCCTTGCTCTAGCTCCCCTTAAGACACAGAAAACATTTAGAGGTTCacttaacaaaaatattacaGCTGGAAAGGACCTCAGAGATAACAACGGTAGTCCATCCacttaattttacagatgaggaaagtgaggcccaaACAAGTAAAGGTGCCGACTGGAGAGCCCGTGGTGAATTAATGGCACAGTCGGAACTAGAGCCCAGGCCTCTCTCCTCTCTAAAGTCTAAAACATTCTTGgatttcagtttcctcttctgtaaaacggGGTGGAAAATTAGCCTCTCAGGACAGTGGTGAGGAGCAAATGAGATAACGAATGTAAAAGAAATTACTATATTAGCAACAGAACTCAGAGCGGGGCGAGATGGTGTAGAGAAATTTAAGGGGTGTCCGGAGACATGTGTTCTGGTCATGTCATCTCtgtgagcctcagtctcctcatccgCAAATGCAGGACCTGGCCCGGCTGACCACCGAGACCCTTCCAGCTCTGCCGACCCAGGCCCTGAGGCCCTTCCCGGAGGGCCGGACCCTGGGGGAAAAAAACGAAGGAGCTCGCGGGGACCCTCGAGTTACCGTCCTGCAGCAGTGCAGTCTTCTGGGCTGTCCGCAGACTCTCCAACCAGCCCGTCACCGCCATCTTTCCTCTGCTAAGCAGCCCGCCCGGCCGCTGCCATGGCAACCGTTCCACTGAAGGTCACTTCCGGCTGACTCGGAAGCTATTCTGGGCATTTGCCCTCCTTCCCCCCTTCGTCCGTTCTCATTGGCTCTCCTGGTAAGTGGCCTACTCCTGCCCACCCTCGGGTGACCAACTTGGCCAGTTGTCGACCGCACCCGGGGACTGACTCTGGCGGTTGGAGAGAGACTCTTGGCGCCGGGGTTGGGCACTCCAACTCTCTACTAGCCCCGAGCTGGGATTCCCTGGCCTGCGCCAGCTGCGTACAGGGCGAGTACACCACACCTGCCCGGGTCTTCACCCCCAGCTGCGAGACTCCTCCATTCCCGGAGGGCTCCCCACACCTGCTGCGGCCGTGCCCCATCTCCCCGCAGCTGCGGCGCTGAGCATCCCCATGTCGAGAGGCTGAGACCAGGGCAGGTGCAGGGCGTTCCCACTCACCCGCGAAAGTCCGCCTCCTCAGGTTTTCCTCTGCAAGTCTGTGTTGGAGGTAGAAAAAGAGTATGTGGAGTTTATGTGCAGGTCCTCCCCAGTCTCCGCTCCATCCCCTAAAGCTCCATTTCCTAGCCCAGCATCCCATTTTGGTAAAGCCCTTCGAAGTGGGCCGCAGCAGGAGGGCTGTGCTGAATCTTTAGAGCAACCCCTTTGAGGAATGGGTATAGTTTCCTGCTCCTCAAAAGTACCCCCGATGGCTCCAGCCTTCCCCTCATTTCCCCTAATACTCCAACTTTGAAAGACTGGGGAGTGTGAAGCTAGGCTAAAAAGCTAGTTTAACGGGGTTTGAAGAGATCCCCCCCAACCTCCCGCTTCCCCAAACTGGGCTGCTACCCCCTACCTCCATAGGCAAAGGGGTTGGAGATCCTTAATTCTGTATTTCCACCTGACAGCAGCCCTGACCAACCCTCCAACAGGCTGGGATGCAGCCGTACTTCAATGGATCCCAGGGGTATCTTGAAGGCGTTTCCCAAACGGAAGAAAATTCATGCTGATGCATCATCAAAAGTACTTGCAAAGATTcccaggaaggaagagggagaagaagcAGAAGGTGAGATGACCCACTCTCAGAACCCTCATGCGCTTGAACCCTCAGCCTTCATGTGCTTCAGCCCTATGTTGTTCATGTCCAGAATCAGATATTGGAGCTGACTCTGCCTGTCCATGGACTGCAGGTCTGTTTGTATCTGCCTTGTACTAAGCTTGGTCCTGGGTCTTGGACAGGCCATTTGCTGTGTTATCTTCTTTTCTACCTGAACACCCCTATCAATTGGAAAAGACTCCCTGGACCCTCAGGGAATGACCAGTATAATTTTTGCCCTGGGGGACTGGGACAGAAACCCCCCTCCATTACCCAGGATTGTTGTTAGTTGTTTTGCAGccaaattgataaataaatagcAGAGGCTTTGGAGGCAGGGTTGTCGGGTCTGTCAGAGTGTAAGGGCAAGAAATGTGcattgttgaaagaataaatgataaaGGATTCAAAGTATGgagagaggctgggcgcggtggctcatgcctgtaatcccagcactttgggaggccaaggcaggcagatcacctgtgctcaggagttcgagaccagcctgggcaatgtggcgaaaccccgtctctaccaaaaatacaaaaaattagccaggcatggtggcacatgcctgtaatcccagctacttgggaggctgaggcatgagaatcgcttgagcccgggagatggaggttgcagtgagccaagatgacgccactgtactccagcctgggcaacagagtgagactgtctccaaacaaacgaaaaaaaagactgtctccaaacaaacaaactaaaaaaacaaaacaaaaacaaaaacaaagtaagaaGGGAGGAGgcattcattcagcagatatttacAGGTTACTTACAATGTGCCAGACACTTCTAGGTTGCACCAAGGAACAGGACGTATAAAAATCCTTGTCCCTTACTTTCAAGTACTGGCCTGTGAGAAAATTTGCTGTATATAGAAGGAAACCTGCCTGGATGGAAGACAAATGCTTATTTTCAGGGTAGGGGACTGTGAACACGTCATTCAGATCATGTTAGAAGTTGTATTCAGATCATGTTAGAAGTTGTGGCCAGGGGGTGgcagataaaattaaaaagttatgacAGTAGTCATCTGGATGTTCCTTCCCCAGAGTGGCTGAGCTCCCTTCGGGCCCATGTTGTGCGCACTGGCATTGGACGAGCCCGGGCAGAACTCTTTGAGAAGCAGATTGTTCAGCATGGTGGCCAGTTATGCCCTGTCCAGGGCCCAGGTGTCACTCACATTGTGGTGGATGAAGGCATGGACTATGAGCGAGCCCTCCGCCTTCTCAGACTACCCCGGCTGCCCCCGGGTGCTCAGCTGGTGAAGTCAGCCTGGCTGAGCTTGTGCCTTCAGGAGAGGAGGCTGGTGGATGTAGCTGGATTCAGCATCTTCATCCCCAGTAGGTGGGCTGATCCCAGTctttttttccaatgttttctaGTAGCATCTTGAGCTCTCTTcttgaattattaaaaataactgtcattaatttaaaaattagccaggcatggtggtatatgcctgtagtcccagctataagagggttaggtgggaggattgattgagccagggaggctgaggctgcagtgagccttgatcataccactgtactccagcctgggtgatagagcaagaccctgtctcaagagaaactccaaaaacctcaaaaaactcattttcttaatTGGACACACTGGGAAACCAAGTATTTCAGAATACATTAGGACTGGGGACAGAAACAGGGTGAGACCTTTGGTGTCTTAACCTCCCATCACCATCCCCACAGGTACTTGGACCAGTCACAGCCCAGCAAAGCAGAGCAGGatgcttctcttcctcctggcACCCATGAGGCCCTGCTTCAGACagcgcttcctcctcctccttctcccaccaGGCCTGTGTCTCCTCCCCAAAAGACAAAAGAGGCACCAAACACCCAAGCCCAGGTCAGGAGCCTTCCATCCCTCAGAGCTCCCTTCCCCTAGGAAGCAGATCACAGAAACGGGGAGGGCCTGATGACTGTTCAGAAAGTCCCAGTCCCCGGAGAGAGGAGGACCCCATTGTGAAGCCATATAGCTCTTCCCAACACTCATCACTCCTGCATTCATCTAGGCCGTATCTAACACATACCACTGGGGATCCTAGGGGTAGGCACTGCGGTGAGCCAAAGGGAATGTGGCCCCACACCCGAGGTGATCCAAGTCTGATGCAGAAGGCCCCACCTCATTCTTAGGTCTGACTAGAAGACCCTCCCCCTGCACAAAGAAGATGACCCCCACCTTTAAGGATCCCTTCTCCTGGAGGACAagaatttattgttttcttttcttctctacccCAAGCCCATCTCTGATGATGAAGCCAGCGATGGGGAAGAAACCCAGGTTAGCGCAGCTGATCTGGAAGCCCTCATCAGTGGCCACTACCCCGCCTCCCTTGAGGGAGATTGTGATCCTAGCCCAGCCCCTGTGGTCCTGGATAAGTGGGTCTGTGCACAGCCCTCAAGCCAGAAGGCGACCAACCACAACCTCCATATCACAGAGaagctggaagttctggccaaagCCTACAGTGTTCAGGGAGACAAGTGGAGGGCCCTGGGCTATGCCAAGGCCATCAATGCTCTCAAGAGCTTCCATAAGCCTGTCACCTCGTACCAGGTACCCAGGGGCTAGGGTGGGAAGAGGGGTCTTTACTAGCCAGCAGTTAGTGAAGGCGCTGTCAGTCACCAGTGCGGTTCAGGTACAGTGGTGAAGATTTTATGGGGTCTAGGActtgtacaaaataaaaaaaaggaaaattgatgAAAGCAGATTGGCAAAATCTTGATAGTTGTTGAAGCTGGGAGATGGGTACTTGGGGGTTTGTTATACTGATCTTTctacttttgaattttttaacataattagaagttttttatttgtaattttgtttatttatttatttagtagagatggtgttttgcaatgttacacaggctggtctcgaactcctgggctcaagcaatccacccttggctcagccctgcaaagtgctgggattacagacatgagcccctgtgcctggcctaaaaagtTGTTTAAAAGAAGTTTAGACTCTGAAGCCTAACAGACCAGGGTTTGAACTCTGGTTCCTGTCATTCACTAACTGTGTGACTCcagacaagttacttaaactctcaaagcatcagttttctcattaGTAAAAAGGGGCTACCATTAAGTGAAATGGTCCCTGTAGCACAGGACCTGACATACAATAAgccctcagtaaatgttagctcttGCTGTTggaatgatgatgatggtgatggtggtggtggtggtgactaAT containing:
- the LOC105478368 gene encoding DNA polymerase lambda isoform X1, whose translation is MDPRGILKAFPKRKKIHADASSKVLAKIPRKEEGEEAEEWLSSLRAHVVRTGIGRARAELFEKQIVQHGGQLCPVQGPGVTHIVVDEGMDYERALRLLRLPRLPPGAQLVKSAWLSLCLQERRLVDVAGFSIFIPSRYLDQSQPSKAEQDASLPPGTHEALLQTALPPPPSPTRPVSPPQKTKEAPNTQAQPISDDEASDGEETQVSAADLEALISGHYPASLEGDCDPSPAPVVLDKWVCAQPSSQKATNHNLHITEKLEVLAKAYSVQGDKWRALGYAKAINALKSFHKPVTSYQEACSIPGIGKRMAEKIIEILESGHLRKLDHISESVPVLELFSNIWGAGTKTAQMWYQQGFRSLEDIRSQASLTTQQAIGLKHYNDFLERMPREEATEIEQTVQKAAQAFNSGLLCVACGSYRRGKATCGDVDVLITHPDGRSHRGIFSRLLDSLRQQGFLTDDLVSQEENGQQQKYLGVCRLPGPGWRHRRLDIIVVPYSEFACALLYFTGSAHFNRSMRALAKTKGMSLSEHALSTAVVRNTHGCKMGPGRVLPTPTEKDVFRLLGLPYREPAERDW
- the LOC105478368 gene encoding DNA polymerase lambda isoform X3, with the translated sequence MDPRGILKAFPKRKKIHADASSKVLAKIPRKEEGEEAEEWLSSLRAHVVRTGIGRARAELFEKQIVQHGGQLCPVQGPGVTHIVVDEGMDYERALRLLRLPRLPPGAQLVKSAWLSLCLQERRLVDVAGFSIFIPSRYLDQSQPSKAEQDASLPPGTHEALLQTALPPPPSPTRPVSPPQKTKEAPNTQAQPISDDEASDGEETQVSAADLEALISGHYPASLEGDCDPSPAPVVLDKWVCAQPSSQKATNHNLHITEKLEVLAKAYSVQGDKWRALGYAKAINALKSFHKPVTSYQEACSIPGIGKRMAEKIIEILESGHLRKLDHISESVPVLELFSNIWGAGTKTAQMWYQQGFRSLEDIRSQASLTTQQAIGLKHYNDFLERMPREEATEIEQTVQKAAQAFNSGLLCVACGSYRRGKATCGDVDVLITHPDGRSHRGIFSRLLDSLRQQGDSEFRDCLETMQTPGPTSWPGQHKVVG
- the LOC105478368 gene encoding DNA polymerase lambda isoform X2, with the translated sequence MDPRGILKAFPKRKKIHADASSKVLAKIPRKEEGEEAEEWLSSLRAHVVRTGIGRARAELFEKQIVQHGGQLCPVQGPGVTHIVVDEGMDYERALRLLRLPRLPPGAQLVKSAWLSLCLQERRLVDVAGFSIFIPSRYLDQSQPSKAEQDASLPPGTHEALLQTALPPPPSPTRPVSPPQKTKEAPNTQAQPISDDEASDGEETQVSAADLEALISGHYPASLEGDCDPSPAPVVLDKWVCAQPSSQKATNHNLHITEKLEVLAKAYSVQGDKWRALGYAKAINALKSFHKPVTSYQGFRSLEDIRSQASLTTQQAIGLKHYNDFLERMPREEATEIEQTVQKAAQAFNSGLLCVACGSYRRGKATCGDVDVLITHPDGRSHRGIFSRLLDSLRQQGFLTDDLVSQEENGQQQKYLGVCRLPGPGWRHRRLDIIVVPYSEFACALLYFTGSAHFNRSMRALAKTKGMSLSEHALSTAVVRNTHGCKMGPGRVLPTPTEKDVFRLLGLPYREPAERDW
- the LOC105478368 gene encoding DNA polymerase lambda isoform X4 — encoded protein: MDPRGILKAFPKRKKIHADASSKVLAKIPRKEEGEEAEEWLSSLRAHVVRTGIGRARAELFEKQIVQHGGQLCPVQGPGVTHIVVDEGMDYERALRLLRLPRLPPGAQLVKSAWLSLCLQERRLVDVAGFSIFIPSRYLDQSQPSKAEQDASLPPGTHEALLQTALPPPPSPTRPVSPPQKTKEAPNTQAQPISDDEASDGEETQVSAADLEALISGHYPASLEGDCDPSPAPVVLDKWVCAQPSSQKATNHNLHITEKLEVLAKAYSVQGDKWRALGYAKAINALKSFHKPVTSYQVQKAAQAFNSGLLCVACGSYRRGKATCGDVDVLITHPDGRSHRGIFSRLLDSLRQQGFLTDDLVSQEENGQQQKYLGVCRLPGPGWRHRRLDIIVVPYSEFACALLYFTGSAHFNRSMRALAKTKGMSLSEHALSTAVVRNTHGCKMGPGRVLPTPTEKDVFRLLGLPYREPAERDW